The Prosthecobacter vanneervenii genome segment TGCGCAAGCTGCCGCAGCCGCGCGAGCTGGACCCGGCAAAAGCGGAGGCGCTGGAGAAGGCGCGGGAAGTGCTGAAGAGGCCGTGGCCGGGCGGGGCATCTGCCACCACCACCACGAAGTCCAGCGGCGGAGGCCAGCCGGTAGAGGATGGAGCAAGCGGAACTACCAATGGAGTCGCGCCGCCCACGGGCAATGCCAATCACAGCATTGCTGACAGCAGCGGTGAGGCTGGCGGGGGCAGTGCTACGGTCAGCTCTGGCGGTTCTTCCTCGACAGGCGGCGTGACGCACACGGTGGACTCCAGCGGGCAGCAGACGAGACCACCAGGAACTACCATTGATGCTGGGGAGATCGAAAAGGCCAGGGCGATTGTGACGAACCTGGATAAGGTGGGCAGCAAGCGGAGGCTCAACCCGAACGAACAGCAGGCCTATGACCGTGCCCGAGGGTTGCTTGAGCGTGAGAACTCGGCACAGACCGGCACTCGTGACGCCAGCCAGCGCTCAGGAGACCGCAATACGGGGAATCCAAAGGAGCTGGTGATGGCGGGCGATGGCCCTGTTGCGCAGGGGCATGCTGCTGCGGATGCGCCGCCACCAGCTGCGGCTGTGCAGCCTGCGGATGCGATTGGTGCGACGGTTCAAGGACCGGACGTGGCGAATCCGGATGCGCCGACGGCGAGTCAATTGCCAAACGGCCAGACAAACCCGCAGTCAAAAAATGCCCCCAACTCTCAGCCGGCAAAACTCACCCCAAAAAATGCCAAGCCCGGGCAGTCCGGAGGAAAGTCACCACCGCCTATAGGCAAGCCACCAGCAGGAGGCTCCATATCGTTTCCGCCAGGAGGAGCCAAGCCTGTTTCACCGGGTAAACCGAAACCCATTACGCCACCTATTTTTAATAAGACGCATAAAAATTCACAGCCTATACCCAAGGGCAAAGGATTGAATGGAGGCGGAATGCAGTCACACCACGGACTTCAACAAGAATGGGCATTACAAAATCTCAAAAAATATGGATATCACCCTGACTTGGCTCCCACAGTTACTCTTGAAACAGCCAAAGGTCTTCCTCATTCCATTATTTCTGCAGAGCAGAATAGACGACAAAGACAAAGAGAGAATGAGGGCAAGCCTCCATGGAGTTCGAGCCTGCAAGAAGAGCTTGGATATATTGTCGCTGACATGAGTAAAGCTGGATTTAAACCCGCCGTCATTCGATCAGTTTTGGAACAGCAATATCGAATGCTAGACAAGCTGAAGGTCCCATATCAACGTATCAAATATTAATATGAGCATTTTATCGCATTTCAATTCGGCTCTCACTATTGCGTCCAAAGATCCTGGCTGCAGCGAGGCGGAAATTCAGGAGTTGATTGCATTTTCTCCGATAACTATTCCTTCTGATTACCTCGGTGTTATTCGTGAAGCGACTGAGGTTGAAATTAAAGTGGACCTTGCTGAGGAGGGGCAATGGTTTTTGCGGGTTTGGGGCCCCGTTAACTGCATCGACATGAACACCGCCTATGATATTCAGGAGGTGTTTCCTGAGTCTCTGGCCATTGGTGATAATGAAGGATGTGGGCTTCTGGTGTATCTACCATCTGAGCCGAAGCCAGGCATCTACTTGGTTCGGACTTCTTACATTCATAAAAAAGGGGCGGTTTATATTGCTCAAAATTTGACCGAATTACTTACTATTGGAAATAACCTGAGACTGGTCTTCAAGGCCGAATAGCGTGAATAATAATGGTTTGGACCGGGCATAGGTAATGAGGTCAGGCCGATACAGCAGCACAAGCTGCTGGACACCGTGGGCAGCGATCTGATTGCGAGCTCGCACGATCTCGTGGCGGCCATCGCGGGCACGGCGGGGCTGTTCACCGGCAGCCAGACGCTCTCAGACTACGCGGCGGAGAAAGCCGGAGAGGCAAGACGCATGCCGAGGCATGGAAGGCCACAGCACCCTATGCGCTGGCCTCCGGCCTCGTCATGGCGGCACTGACGGCTGCGGGTGGGCGCACCGGCTTTGAGGCCGCGCTGGGGGCCAAGGCCGGCTCACAAACTGCCGTGAAGGAGGCAGCTCAGGGCTATTGGAAGAACCTCCTGCGCAATGTGCCGAAGCACGCGCTGGCAGATATTCCCCAGGAGCTGCCGGATGAGCTTTTCAGCCAGCTCAGCTCGGCGCTGGCGACCAACCCCAAAGCTGACATCGGCCAGGTGGTGGGAGATTTCATCCAGCGCTCCCCTGAGCTCATGGGGGCGGTGGCGCTCATGGGTGGTGCTGGTGGTGCTGGTGGTGCCATGAAGGCGCAGCAGGATGCCAGAAGCAGCCCCGGACAGGCGCAGACTGAATCCGCCAGGGTGCAACAAGGTGGGGACGACGCAGGGGGTCAGCAGTCTTCGTCGGGTGGTGAAATACCACAG includes the following:
- a CDS encoding SMI1/KNR4 family protein, with protein sequence MSILSHFNSALTIASKDPGCSEAEIQELIAFSPITIPSDYLGVIREATEVEIKVDLAEEGQWFLRVWGPVNCIDMNTAYDIQEVFPESLAIGDNEGCGLLVYLPSEPKPGIYLVRTSYIHKKGAVYIAQNLTELLTIGNNLRLVFKAE